In Candidatus Nitrosotenuis uzonensis, one DNA window encodes the following:
- a CDS encoding class I SAM-dependent methyltransferase → MLKKALEGILSEKEASELYSAFDQVGDIIIVRIPDSLISKKKIIGETLLENVHPARSVFYQATPVAGDFRTRSLEILAGEDNTQTEYKEYGCRFKVDVEKAFFSPRLSTERNRIAQMVQDGEVVINMFGGVGMFSIVAAKKKKCTVYNIDLNPEAAKLCDENIRLNKKLAGTVISIHGDASQVIREHLHDKGDRTLMLLPERSDEFLSSAISATKSGGIIHYYSHQHADKRQDAVQISKQHYMEVTLVKSEILGGRMVRAVGPRYYQTVVDVRITK, encoded by the coding sequence ATGCTAAAGAAGGCATTAGAAGGAATTCTCTCTGAGAAGGAAGCTTCCGAGCTTTATTCTGCGTTTGACCAAGTAGGCGATATAATCATAGTCCGCATACCAGACTCGCTTATCTCAAAGAAGAAGATAATAGGTGAGACCTTGCTTGAGAATGTCCATCCTGCTCGCTCTGTGTTCTACCAGGCAACCCCCGTGGCAGGAGACTTTAGGACAAGGAGTCTTGAAATACTAGCAGGGGAGGACAACACCCAGACAGAATACAAAGAGTACGGCTGCAGGTTCAAAGTAGACGTTGAAAAAGCATTTTTCTCCCCCCGTCTCTCTACTGAACGCAATAGAATTGCCCAGATGGTCCAAGACGGCGAGGTTGTAATCAATATGTTCGGCGGAGTCGGTATGTTCTCAATTGTTGCCGCAAAAAAGAAAAAATGCACAGTTTACAACATTGATCTGAATCCAGAGGCAGCAAAACTCTGCGATGAGAACATTAGATTGAACAAAAAGCTTGCAGGAACGGTCATATCAATTCATGGAGATGCTTCACAGGTAATAAGAGAACATCTGCACGATAAAGGAGATAGAACTCTGATGCTGCTTCCTGAAAGATCAGACGAGTTTCTATCATCTGCCATTTCAGCTACTAAAAGCGGTGGAATCATCCATTATTACTCTCACCAGCATGCAGACAAAAGGCAGGATGCAGTTCAAATCTCAAAACAGCATTACATGGAGGTAACTCTAGTAAAATCCGAAATACTAGGAGGCCGCATGGTACGCGCAGTCGGACCGCGATACTATCAGACGGTAGTAGATGTCAGGATTACAAAATAG
- a CDS encoding transcriptional regulator: MTRRKMTGILIFCSCIVGFFVYAYLLMLSEWSPIVLHLSVLMIAGGILGVVSWIGYMMATTKSSPSSILPDDK, translated from the coding sequence ATGACCCGCCGCAAAATGACTGGAATCCTGATATTCTGCTCGTGCATAGTGGGGTTCTTTGTATATGCTTACCTTCTGATGCTCTCAGAGTGGAGCCCAATAGTACTCCATCTTTCCGTGCTGATGATTGCAGGCGGAATACTTGGCGTGGTATCGTGGATTGGATACATGATGGCAACTACAAAATCCTCACCATCATCAATACTTCCAGATGACAAGTAG
- a CDS encoding cation:proton antiporter → MSEFFISVIIMLVAARVLGEVAQRMKQPALVGELFAGVLIGPSLLGLVHVDTSLKVITDLGVFFLMFLTGLEMHPNEIKKAGKKALLLSTVAFFVPFLAGTGMSHLLGLDLIMSLFIGLTLAITAVPVSAVVLMEFNLLKSKLGSTVMTAGVINDILSLVVLAIILQMAANPDQELDYGNIGFSVVKIAAFVGGIFLLDFILGKTKHFLPRAMTPWFEKLKTREASFGILLVSAIGLSLIAEQVGLHFVIGTFFAGLVIYRELIGKENFERVSGIFSAITFGFLAPIFFAFIGIELNIYSIADHLPLFAILLGVAIGGKVGGGFIGAKLAGFSKSESKTIGYLMNNRGMVELVIATIGLEAGLIDVGMFSVIVAVGFITTIMSPIMARSSLRRSQETPS, encoded by the coding sequence GTGTCCGAGTTTTTCATCAGTGTAATCATAATGCTTGTGGCCGCAAGGGTATTGGGGGAGGTAGCCCAGCGTATGAAACAACCTGCGCTTGTAGGCGAGCTTTTTGCAGGCGTGTTAATAGGACCTTCATTGCTTGGTTTGGTGCACGTGGACACATCACTTAAGGTGATTACTGATCTTGGTGTGTTCTTTCTGATGTTTCTAACAGGACTTGAGATGCATCCTAACGAGATAAAAAAGGCAGGCAAAAAGGCATTACTTTTGTCTACTGTGGCGTTCTTTGTTCCGTTTTTGGCTGGAACGGGTATGTCGCATCTACTCGGACTTGATCTCATTATGTCGCTTTTCATAGGACTAACACTTGCAATTACCGCAGTCCCAGTGTCTGCCGTCGTATTGATGGAGTTTAATCTACTCAAGAGCAAGCTTGGGAGCACTGTGATGACTGCAGGAGTGATTAACGACATACTCTCGCTTGTAGTGCTTGCAATAATTTTACAGATGGCAGCAAATCCTGATCAAGAGCTGGACTATGGCAATATCGGATTCTCGGTGGTAAAGATTGCGGCGTTTGTTGGAGGAATATTCCTACTTGACTTTATCCTTGGCAAGACAAAACATTTCCTTCCACGCGCAATGACTCCGTGGTTTGAGAAGCTAAAGACAAGAGAGGCATCATTTGGAATATTACTTGTATCTGCAATCGGACTCTCACTAATAGCTGAGCAGGTAGGATTGCACTTTGTAATAGGGACATTCTTTGCTGGCCTTGTCATATATCGCGAGCTCATAGGAAAGGAAAACTTTGAACGCGTCAGCGGAATATTTTCTGCAATCACGTTTGGATTCCTGGCACCAATCTTCTTTGCCTTTATCGGAATTGAGCTGAACATATATTCAATAGCAGATCATCTGCCGCTTTTTGCTATTCTGCTCGGGGTGGCAATTGGTGGCAAAGTAGGAGGTGGATTCATAGGTGCCAAGCTTGCTGGATTTTCAAAATCCGAGAGCAAGACCATAGGCTATCTTATGAACAACAGGGGAATGGTAGAGCTTGTTATTGCCACCATAGGACTTGAGGCAGGACTCATTGACGTAGGCATGTTCTCAGTAATCGTAGCAGTAGGCTTTATCACTACAATAATGTCGCCGATAATGGCAAGATCCTCGTTGAGGCGTTCGCAGGAAACGCCTTCCTAG
- a CDS encoding helix-turn-helix domain-containing protein produces the protein MDEIDVKNDLKSPMIFDNVTKRILAEITSAPKSAIEISKSTNIPLTTAYRRLHSLVEQKLVRISGIIIEGKKNFLYESKIKTA, from the coding sequence TTGGATGAAATTGACGTAAAGAATGATTTGAAATCTCCGATGATTTTTGATAACGTTACAAAAAGAATACTTGCAGAAATTACAAGCGCCCCCAAATCTGCAATAGAAATATCAAAAAGTACGAATATCCCACTGACTACAGCATATCGGCGACTACACTCACTGGTTGAACAAAAGTTGGTAAGGATTTCTGGCATTATCATTGAAGGAAAAAAGAATTTCTTGTATGAAAGTAAGATAAAGACAGCCTAA
- a CDS encoding KamA family radical SAM protein produces MSDLEPVWSEYESPQYKSYTIYNFRTIPQIQNLSEEKQHEIEVVANVLPFKTNNYVVDQLIDWTNPLKDPMFILTFPQKRMLKTAHYKQMEQVMESGANRMEIQAVANNIRMQLNPHPAGQMSNIPQLKDGTRLYGLQHKYKETVLFFPSQGQTCHAYCTFCFRWPQFVGIDELKFASREIASLVQYLREHQEISDVLFTGGDPLIMKSTILSEYINALADADLPNLKTIRIGTKSLSYWPYRFLTDDDADQVLKLFESVTKKGIHLAFMGHFNHPVELSTKAVKSAIYRIRKTGAQIRTQSPILAHINDNAHVWAEMWQRQVSLGCIPYYMFVARDTGAQDFFGVPLVKAQRIFRDAYQKVSGLARTVRGPSMSATPGKIQVLGTVDIGKKRAMVLRFLQGRNPKWVQRPFLAKYDEKAIWIDDLKPFSGKKFFYTDELERILKKRSKAAKIAMGKKLNAKQAAKNHEIKFKERLEEQRIINKKP; encoded by the coding sequence ATGTCAGATCTAGAACCTGTTTGGAGCGAGTACGAGTCTCCCCAGTACAAGTCTTATACAATTTACAATTTTAGAACAATACCTCAGATTCAGAACCTTTCAGAGGAGAAACAACATGAAATCGAGGTTGTGGCAAATGTGCTGCCGTTTAAGACCAACAACTATGTTGTAGACCAGCTCATAGACTGGACAAATCCGCTCAAGGATCCGATGTTCATACTTACGTTTCCTCAAAAAAGGATGCTAAAGACGGCCCATTACAAACAGATGGAGCAAGTCATGGAAAGCGGCGCCAACAGAATGGAGATTCAGGCAGTTGCCAATAACATCAGGATGCAGCTCAATCCGCATCCAGCAGGGCAGATGAGTAACATACCGCAGCTCAAGGATGGCACAAGGCTTTATGGATTACAGCACAAATACAAGGAGACGGTGCTTTTCTTCCCAAGTCAGGGACAGACCTGTCATGCATACTGCACATTCTGCTTCAGATGGCCACAGTTTGTGGGTATTGATGAGCTAAAATTTGCTAGCAGAGAGATTGCCTCACTTGTCCAGTATCTCAGAGAACACCAAGAGATATCCGATGTCCTCTTTACCGGAGGAGATCCGCTGATAATGAAATCAACCATACTATCAGAATACATTAATGCGCTAGCAGATGCGGATCTTCCAAACCTTAAGACCATTAGAATCGGGACGAAATCGCTTTCCTATTGGCCATACAGATTCCTTACCGACGATGATGCAGACCAGGTGTTAAAGCTGTTTGAGAGTGTAACAAAGAAAGGAATTCATCTTGCGTTCATGGGACACTTTAACCATCCAGTAGAATTATCAACAAAGGCAGTAAAGAGTGCAATATACAGAATACGAAAGACGGGCGCACAGATAAGGACCCAGTCTCCCATACTTGCGCACATAAATGACAATGCGCATGTGTGGGCAGAGATGTGGCAAAGACAGGTAAGTCTTGGTTGTATTCCTTACTACATGTTTGTCGCAAGGGACACAGGAGCTCAGGACTTTTTTGGTGTGCCTCTTGTCAAAGCCCAGAGAATATTTCGTGACGCATACCAAAAGGTAAGCGGACTTGCCAGAACGGTTCGTGGCCCAAGCATGTCTGCTACACCAGGCAAGATACAGGTGCTTGGAACTGTAGACATAGGTAAAAAGCGCGCAATGGTATTACGATTCCTGCAGGGAAGGAACCCAAAGTGGGTGCAAAGACCGTTTCTGGCAAAGTATGACGAGAAGGCAATTTGGATTGACGATCTCAAGCCGTTTTCAGGTAAGAAATTCTTCTACACTGATGAGCTGGAACGAATACTGAAAAAACGTTCCAAGGCGGCAAAGATTGCCATGGGCAAAAAGCTGAACGCCAAGCAAGCAGCAAAGAATCACGAGATAAAATTCAAAGAACGATTAGAAGAGCAACGTATTATAAACAAAAAACCCTAA
- a CDS encoding DUF432 domain-containing protein, which produces MSTSEFSSLAGNDYPEFGRYMIKEELVMNLPSQKITCRQLNDNSFSYKRESFGEEIIKKIIHPKTADFQIGLMPILPIHTPTYKTDFFFIRFNEQIYISQNSSMEVIVSFPIETGIFLVEEEHSGLIDGFSCDPVGTHFALYGNPEEGKLCKYARIELESPTIQQLFMHAQMKIKIVNESDEGVFVGKLVFPVTDHDLHFHKTNVMMDGLDAIIKNRIGVRVIDMVQNPITGIEGWKKAIRDTQKTDYKFSMERGFD; this is translated from the coding sequence ATGTCCACTAGTGAGTTTTCAAGCCTAGCTGGCAATGACTATCCAGAATTTGGCAGATACATGATTAAAGAAGAGCTTGTGATGAACCTGCCAAGTCAAAAGATAACATGCAGACAGCTAAACGATAACAGTTTTTCCTACAAAAGAGAGTCATTTGGTGAAGAAATAATCAAGAAAATAATTCACCCTAAAACAGCAGACTTTCAGATCGGACTGATGCCAATTTTACCAATACATACGCCCACATACAAAACGGATTTTTTTTTCATACGATTCAATGAACAGATCTATATATCGCAAAACTCTTCGATGGAAGTAATAGTATCGTTTCCAATAGAGACAGGAATATTTCTTGTCGAGGAGGAACATTCAGGGCTGATAGACGGGTTTTCCTGTGACCCTGTAGGCACTCATTTTGCTCTTTATGGAAATCCAGAAGAAGGAAAGCTCTGCAAATATGCGCGGATAGAGTTAGAATCTCCGACTATTCAGCAGTTATTTATGCATGCACAAATGAAGATCAAAATTGTGAACGAGTCAGACGAAGGAGTTTTTGTAGGAAAGCTTGTATTTCCCGTGACCGATCATGATCTTCATTTTCACAAGACAAACGTAATGATGGACGGCCTTGACGCGATAATAAAAAACAGGATAGGTGTGCGCGTAATAGACATGGTACAAAACCCCATAACAGGAATAGAGGGATGGAAGAAAGCAATACGCGATACGCAAAAAACTGACTACAAATTTTCCATGGAAAGGGGATTTGACTAG
- a CDS encoding mechanosensitive ion channel family protein, whose amino-acid sequence MSWEIFSDSNTVNILGNEIAVGSLILGAIIMIVGVIIARIISTIFKKYFAANLPDNTAKNLHKLLYYGIIIMTLLAVTTSQGIDLSGLMVAGGIFGIVIGFATQSVVSNAISGIFLMFDRPAKTGDLIEIQASNIYGRLMDVTIFSTRIRLFDGSIMRVPNEKVFTSEIRNVSGSEVRRIEVMVGIAYKEDVDNAISVIRKAVSKNQYILREPAPEVRTDSLGDSSVNLKVLTWIPRDNWDDVGPTLLKDIKKDIDEAGIEIPFPQRTIHYADTSKAER is encoded by the coding sequence ATGAGCTGGGAGATATTCTCAGATAGCAACACAGTCAATATTCTTGGAAACGAAATTGCCGTAGGCTCTCTGATTTTAGGCGCCATAATCATGATAGTTGGTGTTATCATCGCCAGGATCATAAGCACCATATTCAAAAAATATTTTGCCGCAAATCTGCCAGATAATACCGCAAAAAATCTGCACAAGCTTCTCTATTACGGCATCATAATCATGACGCTGCTTGCTGTCACAACCAGCCAAGGAATAGATCTTAGCGGGTTGATGGTAGCAGGAGGCATATTTGGTATAGTGATAGGATTTGCCACGCAGTCAGTTGTCTCCAACGCCATATCAGGAATATTTTTGATGTTTGATAGACCTGCAAAGACGGGAGATTTGATAGAGATTCAGGCAAGCAACATTTACGGCAGGCTCATGGATGTCACAATATTTTCCACACGGATAAGGCTCTTTGATGGATCAATAATGCGCGTTCCCAATGAAAAAGTATTCACATCTGAGATAAGAAATGTTTCAGGTAGCGAAGTAAGACGAATTGAAGTCATGGTAGGAATAGCATACAAAGAAGACGTCGATAACGCAATCAGCGTAATACGAAAGGCAGTCTCAAAAAACCAGTACATATTGCGTGAGCCTGCGCCCGAAGTTAGAACCGACTCACTAGGTGACTCTAGCGTGAACTTGAAGGTTCTCACCTGGATTCCTCGAGACAACTGGGATGATGTTGGACCGACTTTGCTCAAGGATATCAAAAAAGATATCGACGAAGCAGGAATAGAAATTCCGTTCCCACAGAGAACCATACACTATGCCGATACCTCAAAGGCGGAGCGATAG
- a CDS encoding Lrp/AsnC ligand binding domain-containing protein produces MSENQDGEQSKLFVLVTCFEGKTKEAVEEIRKISTVTDIKETDGQYDILVTLESDSNEELKKALVYKLRKIKAIRGTLTLRSSDDLGLLG; encoded by the coding sequence GTGTCAGAGAATCAAGATGGCGAGCAATCAAAGCTTTTCGTTCTGGTAACATGTTTTGAGGGAAAGACAAAGGAAGCAGTCGAAGAAATTCGCAAGATAAGCACGGTCACTGACATCAAGGAAACCGACGGCCAGTATGATATACTAGTAACGCTAGAATCAGACTCGAATGAAGAGTTGAAAAAGGCGCTTGTGTACAAGTTAAGAAAAATCAAGGCCATACGAGGAACCCTGACGCTAAGATCAAGTGACGATCTTGGTCTTTTAGGCTAA
- the rimI gene encoding ribosomal protein S18-alanine N-acetyltransferase produces MQIILRQVGDYIIRRCDLSDLIPVMEINLKTLPEHYSDYFYESLLAEMPEAFLVAEKNGKLVGYIMCKTEYGFSNFKKLGFVKKGHVVSVAVLEEHRRFGLGRAIIEEAINGAKSKRCDELYLEVRCSNNDAVRLYEKIGFVIKQRLKAYYRDGEDAFLMAIEFEY; encoded by the coding sequence ATGCAAATCATCCTCAGGCAGGTAGGGGATTATATTATCAGAAGGTGCGATCTTAGCGATTTAATTCCAGTAATGGAGATAAACCTGAAGACTCTGCCGGAGCACTACTCGGATTATTTCTATGAAAGTCTGCTTGCGGAAATGCCGGAAGCGTTTTTGGTTGCAGAAAAAAATGGCAAGCTAGTAGGGTACATAATGTGTAAAACAGAATACGGATTTTCAAACTTTAAGAAACTTGGCTTTGTTAAAAAGGGCCACGTGGTATCTGTGGCAGTACTTGAAGAACATAGGAGGTTTGGTCTTGGACGGGCCATAATAGAGGAGGCAATTAATGGTGCAAAATCAAAGCGTTGCGATGAGCTGTACCTTGAAGTCAGATGCAGCAACAATGACGCAGTCAGGCTTTATGAAAAGATTGGATTTGTAATAAAACAGAGACTAAAGGCGTACTATCGCGACGGCGAGGACGCTTTTTTGATGGCAATAGAGTTTGAGTACTGA